The genomic region GAAAGATTTAATTGCTTGTCATCCGACTGTATCTGGCCAAAGTCGGGTATCAGCATCATATCCAGGGTAAACGCGTCATTTATACCGTATTTTAAATCCATACCCCCTTTGTAAGTGAAATCAGGCGATGATTTTCCATCCTTGAATTCGGTGTATGCAGCAGCATAAGGACTAAGCGACAATCGCACAGGTGATTTGATATTCTGAATTCCGGTCAGCTGCCCTTCCTGGTGAATAAAACCGGCCACATTCCTGTCGAGCAGGTTCCATGAATTATTGGAAGCATAGCGCCTCAGGTTGCGAAACATGTTTAATCCCCAGGTACCTCCTCCGTTTTCCGGAAACCGAAGGGCCGAATAAGGAATTTTAAGTTCAGCCACCCAACCGTCTTTTGTAACCCGGGTCTTACTTTGCCAAACCGCATTCCAGCTGTCATCTTCATAATCGAAACTGGTTTTAATGCCTTTTATATCAGTCTGGACGCCGGCAGGAGTAATAAAGAATCCATAGGCAAGCTGACCCTGGTTATACGGATCAAGATAGACCCCAAAATAATCCGAAATACCTATCTGATCTCTCTCTGAAAGGAAATTGAATATGCTGTCAGGGTCATCATACATCATTGCGCCAATATAAACAGCTGTCTGATCATACAGGATATATACTTCCGTAGGACGAACGGAAGGACGACCATTATAGGGTTGGATCTGCATGAAATCTTTTGCAGGCTCGGCTTTCGAATAGGCAGGTTCATCAAGCACCCCGTCAATTGTTATGGGATCCGTTGTGTAATAAGCCGCTACCGATTTTTTTGGTGGGTTGTTTTTACTCTTTGAGGCGTCGTTGGTATCCTGGCCATTTACAAAATTGAAAAATGCCAGGCACAAGATCAGCGCGATGTATATCTTCATAAAACTAGTACAGGTTTAATTGTAAGGGGTTAAAATCTCTTTTAATGACGATCAGCCAAAACAAATGATGCAATCATTACCGGCTTTAACCAAAATTTAACGTTT from Bacteroidales bacterium harbors:
- a CDS encoding DUF5916 domain-containing protein encodes the protein MKIYIALILCLAFFNFVNGQDTNDASKSKNNPPKKSVAAYYTTDPITIDGVLDEPAYSKAEPAKDFMQIQPYNGRPSVRPTEVYILYDQTAVYIGAMMYDDPDSIFNFLSERDQIGISDYFGVYLDPYNQGQLAYGFFITPAGVQTDIKGIKTSFDYEDDSWNAVWQSKTRVTKDGWVAELKIPYSALRFPENGGGTWGLNMFRNLRRYASNNSWNLLDRNVAGFIHQEGQLTGIQNIKSPVRLSLSPYAAAYTEFKDGKSSPDFTYKGGMDLKYGINDAFTLDMMLIPDFGQIQSDDKQLNLS